In the Chroococcidiopsis sp. SAG 2025 genome, one interval contains:
- a CDS encoding ATP-binding protein yields MNSAQPPLGSVIQGSLSQGLEVRLHPDVSVEDMRVGKFLVVEGARSRFFCMLTDVSLGTSSNRIVANPPHPDDDFLREVLAGSGTYGTIELAPMLMFTPEEYAETTNGTSIQSKKNDSNGQNGLASYQPQSSSSIELMPVKTIPRHFSQVYDASERDFRAVFGWEDDPHRRNFAIGQPLDMDVPICIDLDRFVERSNGVFGKSGTGKSFLTRLLLCGIIRKQAAVNLIFDMHSEYGWEAVREGKQFSTVKGLRQLFPGQVQIYTLDPASTRRRGVRDAQELYLSYDQIEVEDLMLVRDELNLSEASLENAIILRNEFGNAWISQLLSMTNEEIQFFCEEKRGNKSSIMALQRKLNRLEDMKYMRPVCPQNYIKQILDSLTAGKHVVIEFGAQSNMLSYMLATNLISRRIHQHYVHQAEKFLQTKNPCDRPRQLVITIEEAHRFLDPATVRQTIFGIIAREMRKYFVTLLVVDQRPSGIDNEVMSQIGTRITALLNDEKDIDAIFTGVSGGQSLRSVLAKLDSKQQALIIGHAVPMPVVVRTRPYDEKFYTEIGDVAWEEKPDDEVFAAAELAKADLGF; encoded by the coding sequence ATGAATTCGGCGCAACCACCCTTGGGTTCCGTTATCCAAGGTTCTCTCAGTCAAGGCTTAGAAGTAAGACTCCATCCAGATGTCTCGGTGGAAGACATGCGGGTGGGAAAATTTCTAGTTGTTGAAGGGGCGCGATCGCGTTTTTTCTGTATGCTGACAGATGTATCGCTCGGTACTTCTAGCAACAGAATTGTTGCCAACCCCCCCCATCCAGACGATGATTTTTTACGGGAAGTGTTAGCTGGTAGCGGGACGTATGGGACGATCGAACTTGCTCCCATGCTGATGTTTACTCCCGAAGAGTATGCCGAGACAACCAACGGCACGTCTATACAAAGCAAAAAAAACGACTCGAACGGGCAAAATGGATTGGCATCCTATCAGCCGCAAAGTAGCAGTAGCATCGAACTGATGCCAGTCAAAACAATTCCCCGCCACTTCAGCCAGGTGTACGATGCTAGCGAACGAGATTTCCGCGCTGTCTTTGGCTGGGAAGATGACCCCCACCGCCGCAATTTTGCCATCGGTCAACCGTTGGATATGGATGTTCCCATTTGCATCGATTTAGACCGCTTTGTAGAGCGCAGCAACGGTGTATTCGGTAAGTCTGGGACGGGGAAATCATTTCTCACCCGTTTGCTGCTGTGCGGCATCATTCGCAAGCAAGCAGCAGTTAACTTGATCTTCGACATGCACTCGGAATATGGCTGGGAAGCAGTGCGCGAAGGCAAGCAATTCAGCACCGTTAAAGGCTTGAGACAGCTATTCCCAGGTCAGGTACAAATCTACACGCTTGACCCCGCATCCACTAGGCGGCGAGGTGTGCGGGATGCCCAAGAACTTTACCTCAGCTACGACCAAATTGAAGTTGAAGATTTGATGCTGGTGCGAGATGAATTAAATCTGTCTGAAGCCAGCTTGGAAAATGCAATTATTTTACGTAACGAGTTTGGTAATGCTTGGATTAGCCAACTCTTAAGCATGACAAACGAGGAAATTCAGTTTTTCTGCGAAGAAAAGCGGGGTAACAAATCGTCAATTATGGCGTTGCAGCGTAAGCTGAATCGCCTAGAAGACATGAAATACATGCGCCCTGTCTGCCCGCAAAATTATATTAAACAAATTTTAGATTCCTTAACGGCTGGTAAGCATGTTGTGATCGAGTTTGGTGCGCAATCGAATATGCTGTCGTACATGCTGGCAACAAATTTGATCTCACGCCGGATTCACCAACATTACGTCCACCAAGCTGAGAAATTTTTGCAGACCAAAAATCCTTGCGATCGCCCCCGGCAATTAGTGATTACAATCGAAGAGGCACATCGCTTTCTTGACCCTGCCACCGTCCGCCAAACTATTTTTGGAATCATTGCCAGAGAGATGCGTAAGTACTTCGTTACGCTGTTAGTGGTTGACCAGCGCCCCTCTGGAATTGATAATGAGGTGATGTCTCAGATCGGTACGCGGATCACAGCTTTACTCAACGACGAAAAAGACATCGATGCCATCTTCACGGGAGTTTCTGGAGGGCAAAGCTTGCGATCGGTTTTGGCTAAACTTGATTCTAAGCAACAAGCTCTGATTATCGGTCATGCCGTACCCATGCCAGTCGTGGTTCGTACCCGTCCCTATGACGAGAAATTTTATACGGAAATTGGTGATGTTGCTTGGGAAGAAAAGCCTGACGATGAAGTTTTCGCCGCCGCCGAACTCGCTAAAGCTGATTTAGGTTTTTAA
- a CDS encoding glutathione S-transferase family protein, giving the protein MIELYQFELSQYSEKVRLILDYKGLEYRKVEITPGIGQVELFRMSGQRQVPVLKDGSTFVADSTEIAKYLDRQYPDRPLFPSDPVQRALCLIMEEWADSSIGIKSRQALFGAISQDQGFRKSLLPETTPDIVKSLVEFIPSELLKVLGIGVGSGPDSVKSATTDLKQDLEALCLLLVERPYLLGDEPCLADLAVAGLSMLIKFPDGPYLDLPPAVKGKGIPGLADSIIYEPFFTWRDRLYAQYRKSTFSYNTAPSAPTSISID; this is encoded by the coding sequence ATGATAGAACTGTATCAATTCGAGCTATCGCAGTACTCAGAAAAGGTGCGTTTAATTCTAGATTACAAAGGATTAGAGTACCGTAAAGTTGAAATCACGCCAGGTATAGGACAGGTAGAGCTATTCCGCATGTCGGGACAACGGCAAGTCCCCGTACTGAAAGATGGCAGTACATTTGTAGCCGATTCTACCGAAATTGCTAAGTATCTCGATCGCCAATATCCAGATAGACCCCTATTCCCTAGCGATCCAGTTCAACGAGCATTATGCCTAATAATGGAGGAATGGGCAGACTCATCCATTGGAATTAAAAGCCGTCAAGCGCTATTTGGTGCAATTAGCCAAGATCAAGGTTTTCGTAAATCTCTCCTCCCAGAGACTACTCCCGATATTGTCAAAAGTTTAGTCGAGTTCATTCCCAGCGAATTACTCAAAGTCCTGGGAATTGGCGTAGGTTCTGGTCCTGATAGCGTTAAATCTGCCACGACCGACTTGAAACAAGACCTAGAAGCACTATGTTTGTTGTTAGTAGAACGTCCCTACTTGCTGGGTGACGAACCTTGCTTAGCCGATTTAGCCGTTGCAGGCTTGTCCATGCTGATTAAATTCCCTGATGGACCTTACCTCGACCTCCCGCCAGCCGTAAAAGGAAAAGGTATCCCAGGATTAGCTGACAGCATTATATACGAGCCATTTTTCACTTGGCGCGATCGCCTCTACGCCCAATACCGCAAATCTACCTTCAGCTACAATACTGCACCCTCAGCACCGACTTCTATCAGTATTGACTAA
- a CDS encoding GlsB/YeaQ/YmgE family stress response membrane protein has product MWNIIAWIVLGLIAGAIAKAIYPGHQGGGILATIILGILGALVGGWLGSVIFPGSAGAAAAGVGALTIPSIIFAVLGAIILLFIWGLVTRRTA; this is encoded by the coding sequence ATGTGGAACATCATTGCTTGGATTGTTTTAGGGCTAATAGCGGGAGCGATCGCTAAAGCCATCTATCCCGGTCATCAAGGTGGTGGTATCCTAGCAACAATTATTCTCGGAATTTTAGGCGCATTAGTAGGAGGCTGGCTAGGGTCTGTCATCTTCCCGGGTAGCGCAGGCGCGGCGGCGGCTGGAGTTGGTGCATTAACCATACCTAGCATTATTTTTGCCGTTCTTGGTGCAATTATCTTACTGTTCATCTGGGGTTTGGTAACTCGCCGAACTGCGTAA
- a CDS encoding fasciclin domain-containing protein, whose product MCNKMLKLLASLIGVVGASILIGLPVEAQQSSGGATNPRPSIFNEPPYNRRTGTPPTTPTTPPSETQPPETAPSPVTPAPGATEPSTENVVALAAANDSFKTLTAALKAAGLTETLSGQGPFTVFAPTDAAFAQLPQDALQELLKPENKDILVKILTYHVVPGNVTSSDLKSGEVKTVEGGAVNVQADPSKGVSVNDASVVQPDIKASNGVIHAIDKVMLPPDL is encoded by the coding sequence ATGTGCAATAAGATGCTCAAGCTACTAGCAAGTCTGATAGGAGTTGTAGGGGCTAGTATCCTTATCGGACTTCCTGTGGAAGCGCAACAGTCGAGTGGAGGAGCAACTAATCCCAGACCTAGTATTTTCAACGAACCCCCTTACAACCGTCGTACTGGTACGCCACCCACAACACCGACTACACCACCATCGGAAACTCAGCCACCAGAAACAGCGCCTAGTCCTGTTACTCCTGCACCAGGAGCAACTGAGCCTTCAACGGAGAACGTAGTGGCTCTAGCCGCCGCTAATGACTCCTTTAAAACCTTGACAGCTGCTCTCAAAGCAGCAGGTTTGACAGAAACTCTTTCTGGACAGGGACCATTCACTGTGTTTGCGCCGACAGATGCAGCTTTTGCTCAATTACCTCAAGATGCCTTGCAAGAGTTGTTGAAACCTGAAAATAAAGATATTCTGGTCAAAATCTTGACCTACCACGTAGTACCCGGTAATGTCACATCTAGCGATTTAAAATCTGGGGAAGTCAAAACAGTAGAAGGGGGCGCTGTAAACGTACAAGCCGATCCCAGCAAGGGTGTGTCTGTGAACGATGCTAGTGTAGTGCAACCCGATATTAAAGCGAGTAATGGTGTCATCCACGCGATTGATAAAGTGATGCTACCTCCTGACTTGTAA
- a CDS encoding tetratricopeptide repeat protein yields the protein MTTSFCIIVKNEEIALPQCLNSVKDVVEEIVVLDTGSSDRTVEVARQFGAKIYHFNWCNDFSAARNEALKYVTGDWVLVLDADEILVPEIIPDLLQVMNGDRFLVVNLLRQEVGAVQSPYSLVSRLFRRHQDIYFARPYHAMIDDSVTEILRREPHWQIANLDKVAILHYGYQQQQIAQKDKFVQAEKIMSGFLASHPDDPYVCSKLGALYVQTGKVVSGIELLERGLKSAANNEEILYELHYHLGLAYSYERQISLAIASYQTAAQLNVSSFLKIGAYNNLGNLWQKTGNLPQAKSNYLKILQIDPNFALGYYNLGITLKAMGQFVEAIAAYERAIQLNPEYAQAYQNLGVVLLKLGQVRESLAAFQQAIALYESSNPAVARQLSQKLQEMGF from the coding sequence ATGACAACCAGCTTTTGTATTATTGTTAAAAATGAAGAGATAGCGCTACCTCAGTGTCTCAATAGTGTTAAAGATGTTGTAGAGGAAATAGTTGTTTTAGATACTGGATCTAGCGATCGCACGGTAGAAGTAGCTCGGCAATTTGGGGCAAAAATATATCACTTTAACTGGTGTAATGATTTTAGTGCAGCGCGAAATGAGGCACTTAAGTACGTGACTGGTGATTGGGTTTTAGTACTCGATGCAGATGAGATTTTAGTACCTGAAATTATACCGGATTTACTACAGGTAATGAATGGCGATCGTTTCTTGGTAGTTAATTTACTACGGCAAGAAGTTGGTGCAGTACAATCACCCTATTCTTTAGTCTCGCGTTTGTTTCGCCGCCATCAAGATATCTATTTTGCGCGTCCCTATCACGCCATGATTGATGATAGCGTTACGGAAATTCTTCGTCGCGAACCCCACTGGCAAATTGCTAACTTAGATAAGGTTGCTATTTTACACTATGGATACCAACAACAGCAAATTGCACAAAAAGATAAGTTTGTCCAAGCTGAGAAGATCATGTCAGGCTTTTTGGCTAGTCATCCTGACGATCCTTATGTTTGTAGTAAGTTGGGAGCTTTATACGTACAAACAGGAAAAGTTGTGTCAGGAATTGAATTATTAGAACGAGGACTGAAATCTGCAGCAAACAATGAGGAAATTTTGTACGAACTCCACTATCATTTAGGACTTGCTTATAGCTACGAGCGCCAAATATCGCTAGCAATTGCATCGTATCAAACAGCAGCTCAGTTAAATGTATCCTCCTTTTTAAAAATTGGTGCTTATAATAATTTAGGGAACTTATGGCAAAAAACAGGAAATTTACCTCAAGCTAAGTCTAATTATTTGAAAATCTTACAAATCGATCCTAATTTTGCTTTAGGTTACTACAATTTAGGTATTACTTTAAAGGCAATGGGACAATTTGTAGAAGCGATCGCGGCTTACGAACGCGCAATTCAACTCAATCCTGAGTATGCCCAAGCTTATCAGAATTTAGGAGTCGTATTGCTGAAACTAGGGCAGGTAAGAGAGAGTTTAGCAGCATTTCAACAAGCGATCGCACTTTACGAATCGAGCAATCCTGCTGTAGCAAGGCAATTGTCCCAAAAATTACAGGAAATGGGATTTTAG
- a CDS encoding HdeD family acid-resistance protein, whose amino-acid sequence MTTDISSNSNKGIDRSLLVGILLTIFGVIAIAIPAVSTIFFETWVALILISSGAAKLFYAFQTRNDGGFAWKLGLSILYIATGIMLFVYPLTGVLTLTLLLGSFLLAEGVFETILAFRLRPQQNWTWVLGDGIITLILGGMIWFQYPFNAPWIIGTLVGASILFTGISRVMLSLSGRSSLDKTNQPTSA is encoded by the coding sequence ATGACAACAGATATTTCTTCTAACAGTAACAAAGGTATCGATCGCTCTCTGCTCGTCGGCATACTACTCACTATTTTCGGAGTTATTGCGATCGCTATACCTGCTGTCTCGACCATATTTTTTGAGACTTGGGTAGCGTTGATTTTAATTAGTTCTGGAGCTGCTAAGCTATTTTATGCGTTTCAGACTCGCAATGATGGGGGTTTTGCTTGGAAGCTCGGATTAAGCATTCTGTACATTGCTACAGGCATCATGCTGTTTGTTTACCCCTTAACAGGTGTATTAACGCTGACTTTGCTGCTAGGTAGCTTCCTACTTGCGGAAGGTGTATTTGAAACAATTCTGGCTTTCCGTTTGCGTCCGCAACAAAATTGGACTTGGGTACTCGGTGACGGTATTATCACCTTAATCTTAGGTGGGATGATTTGGTTTCAGTATCCCTTCAATGCACCGTGGATAATTGGTACTTTAGTTGGTGCTAGCATTTTGTTTACAGGGATTTCGCGGGTAATGCTTTCGTTAAGCGGACGTTCAAGCTTAGACAAAACTAACCAACCAACTTCAGCATAA
- a CDS encoding transposase produces the protein MWCEDEAGPFGTAPYPGSNWQPVGKPTRQEHEYIRNGTAKLLTLFHPATGQVRVKGVTSCTNAVLHEWLKQELASVVQSLPTPARLLKPEENQRLWKSWQQGLKVRFTLPHDLPPLRMLLVMDNLVGHKTPQLVLWLCAHGIMPLYTPLGGSWLNMAESIQRILKRRALEGHHPQTAYQIIEWLEATAFGWNQQPTPFVWAGLRAQRRDRARQRFHSLGGSGACTHRPLRRTTIAKNNGNTHTK, from the coding sequence GTGTGGTGCGAAGACGAGGCGGGACCATTTGGCACTGCTCCTTACCCTGGTAGCAATTGGCAGCCAGTAGGTAAACCGACACGGCAAGAACATGAATATATCCGTAATGGCACAGCCAAGCTGTTAACGCTATTCCATCCCGCTACTGGGCAAGTACGAGTTAAGGGTGTTACCAGTTGTACCAATGCTGTGTTGCACGAATGGCTCAAGCAAGAATTAGCTAGTGTTGTACAATCACTGCCAACTCCAGCTCGATTACTCAAGCCTGAAGAAAATCAACGGTTATGGAAAAGTTGGCAGCAGGGGTTGAAAGTACGCTTTACACTCCCACACGACTTACCGCCACTGCGAATGTTGCTAGTGATGGATAACTTGGTCGGACATAAAACTCCCCAGTTGGTATTGTGGCTGTGTGCTCATGGCATCATGCCGCTCTACACACCTCTTGGCGGTAGCTGGCTGAATATGGCTGAGTCGATTCAACGAATTCTCAAACGCCGAGCTCTAGAGGGGCATCATCCGCAAACAGCCTATCAAATTATTGAGTGGTTGGAAGCAACTGCTTTTGGATGGAACCAACAACCAACGCCGTTTGTCTGGGCAGGATTACGAGCGCAACGTCGAGACAGAGCGCGTCAAAGATTTCACTCTCTTGGTGGTTCTGGTGCCTGTACGCATCGTCCTCTTCGGCGGACAACTATTGCCAAAAATAATGGCAACACTCATACCAAATGA
- a CDS encoding helix-turn-helix domain-containing protein translates to MTRQKKAPLRPLSDEEQTDLKKLSRSQSQSSASVMRAKAILAVALGADYTSAAQLVGLRCGDTVSKWVSRFNVEGLAALQPRHGGGAVVQYSEPEKQRILSEFQRQPERQKEGTATWSVATLQRALRQAPDGLTQISTYTIWQVLKEAGYSWQKSRSWLKTGQVKRIRKGKLVVVTDPDTVAKKN, encoded by the coding sequence ATGACACGGCAAAAAAAAGCACCTTTGCGACCGTTAAGTGATGAAGAACAAACCGACTTGAAAAAACTGAGCCGTTCTCAATCCCAATCATCTGCTAGTGTCATGCGGGCCAAAGCGATTCTAGCCGTGGCTCTTGGGGCTGATTACACGAGTGCAGCGCAGTTAGTAGGATTACGCTGTGGTGATACGGTCAGCAAGTGGGTCAGTCGCTTCAATGTTGAAGGCTTAGCTGCCTTACAGCCTCGACATGGCGGTGGGGCAGTAGTGCAATACAGCGAACCAGAAAAACAACGCATCCTGTCCGAATTTCAGCGTCAACCAGAGCGGCAGAAAGAGGGCACGGCAACCTGGTCAGTAGCTACACTTCAACGGGCTTTGCGTCAGGCTCCTGATGGCTTAACCCAAATCAGTACTTATACAATTTGGCAGGTACTCAAAGAGGCGGGCTATAGCTGGCAAAAGAGCCGCAGTTGGTTAAAAACTGGACAGGTGAAGCGCATACGCAAAGGCAAGCTAGTAGTAGTAACTGACCCAGATACCGTGGCAAAAAAAAACTGA
- a CDS encoding thermonuclease family protein, with protein MASPFYLTIKGKFVIADKEPDGDSVRFIADDPDLYQELQRNYRIKPSRDRSVQLRFEGIDAPEVHYGRYAQPLGDETRDFLLKKMGFAKIKFQGDRVQSADPDTISGVILTQAADVNGRPISYALIGKNAAQLENGDWTQVEPELLRQTLNFLMMAEGRAYYTVYTSTPRSHRQVLREAALAAREKDLGVWAADSTSESFGMSVAIKRMVN; from the coding sequence ATGGCATCACCTTTTTATCTAACTATCAAAGGTAAATTTGTCATAGCAGACAAAGAACCAGATGGAGATTCTGTACGCTTCATTGCTGACGATCCAGATTTATACCAAGAACTCCAGCGCAACTATCGAATTAAACCTTCTCGCGATCGCAGCGTTCAATTGCGATTTGAAGGTATAGATGCTCCAGAAGTACATTATGGCAGGTATGCCCAACCTCTAGGGGACGAAACCCGCGATTTTCTCCTAAAAAAGATGGGTTTTGCCAAAATCAAATTTCAAGGCGATCGCGTCCAATCTGCCGATCCCGATACTATATCTGGGGTAATTTTAACTCAGGCTGCTGATGTCAACGGACGACCTATATCTTATGCACTAATTGGAAAGAATGCCGCACAGCTAGAAAACGGAGACTGGACGCAAGTTGAACCAGAACTTTTGCGCCAAACTCTCAACTTTCTAATGATGGCTGAGGGTAGAGCTTATTATACTGTTTATACTTCTACACCGCGATCGCATCGTCAAGTCCTGCGGGAAGCAGCTTTAGCAGCGCGGGAAAAAGATTTAGGAGTATGGGCAGCAGATAGTACTAGTGAGTCATTTGGTATGAGTGTTGCCATAAAAAGGATGGTCAATTAA
- the pheS gene encoding phenylalanine--tRNA ligase subunit alpha has translation MTDQPSNLVTQLETLQQEAQTAIAAADCLERLEELRVAYLGKKGQLSAIMRQMGQLSTEERPQFGAIANTVKEAVQADLDDRRTKLQAARLQAKLESETIDVTMPGVFRPLGHAHPLNSTTDRIIDIFVGLGYTVATGPEIETDYYNFEALNFLPDHPARDMQDTLYLPDGNLLRTHTSNGQIHYMEDNEPPVRIVVPGRCYRRDTVDATHAAVFHQIEFFAVDEGITFTDLKGTIQIFLQEMFGDVPIRFRASYFPFTEPSAEVDVQWKGRWLEVMGCGAIDPNVLKAVGYDPEVYTGFAAGMGVERLAMVLHQIDDIRRFYSSDLRFLRQF, from the coding sequence ATGACCGACCAGCCTAGTAACTTAGTAACTCAACTAGAAACGCTACAACAGGAAGCGCAAACCGCGATCGCTGCTGCCGATTGCCTGGAGCGATTGGAGGAACTCAGAGTAGCGTACCTGGGCAAAAAAGGTCAGTTGTCTGCAATTATGCGGCAAATGGGTCAGCTCTCAACTGAAGAACGCCCGCAATTTGGCGCGATCGCCAACACCGTTAAAGAAGCGGTACAAGCAGATTTAGACGATCGACGTACTAAGCTTCAAGCAGCTCGGCTTCAGGCGAAATTAGAATCTGAAACTATAGATGTGACTATGCCCGGGGTTTTTCGTCCCCTCGGTCACGCCCATCCCCTCAACAGCACTACTGATAGAATTATTGATATTTTCGTCGGTCTGGGTTACACCGTAGCAACGGGACCGGAAATCGAAACAGATTACTACAACTTCGAGGCACTCAATTTCTTACCCGACCATCCAGCACGGGATATGCAGGATACGCTATATCTCCCCGACGGAAATTTGCTGCGGACTCATACATCAAACGGGCAAATCCATTATATGGAAGACAACGAGCCGCCCGTGCGAATTGTGGTTCCAGGTCGCTGCTATCGGCGAGATACTGTAGATGCTACCCATGCCGCAGTTTTCCATCAGATAGAATTTTTTGCGGTAGACGAGGGTATAACTTTCACCGACCTCAAAGGTACGATCCAAATATTTTTACAAGAAATGTTTGGTGACGTGCCGATCCGCTTCCGTGCTAGTTATTTCCCCTTCACCGAACCGTCAGCTGAAGTAGACGTACAGTGGAAGGGACGTTGGTTGGAAGTTATGGGCTGCGGCGCGATCGATCCGAACGTGTTGAAAGCTGTAGGATACGACCCAGAGGTATACACCGGTTTTGCCGCTGGTATGGGTGTGGAACGGCTGGCAATGGTACTCCACCAAATCGACGATATTCGTCGCTTTTACAGTAGCGATCTGCGGTTTTTGCGACAGTTTTAA
- the surE gene encoding 5'/3'-nucleotidase SurE, with protein sequence MKLLISNDDGIYALGVRTLANTLAEAGHDVFVVCPDRERSATGHGLTLHQPIRVEPIESIFHPKIKAWACSGTPSDCVKLALWALLDTPPDLVLSGINQGANLGTDILYSGTVSAAMEGIVERIPSIAFSLTSFIHQDFQVAANFARSLVAQLEREPLPQLMLLNVNVPAVPQADITGVTFTRQGIRRYVDVFEKRVDPRGKTYYWLAGELLEEVEPEPDLHLPQNIPTDVDAIRQNYITVTPLQYNLTCGSGLQQLSQRQLHFPPGCDR encoded by the coding sequence ATGAAACTACTGATCAGCAATGACGATGGCATTTACGCTCTTGGTGTTCGCACCCTTGCCAATACTTTAGCTGAGGCGGGACACGATGTATTCGTCGTCTGCCCCGATCGCGAGCGATCGGCGACTGGACACGGTTTGACCCTGCATCAGCCGATCCGTGTCGAACCGATCGAATCGATTTTTCATCCCAAAATTAAAGCTTGGGCGTGTTCTGGCACTCCTTCTGACTGCGTGAAGTTGGCTTTGTGGGCTTTACTCGACACCCCCCCCGATCTGGTTCTGTCTGGCATCAATCAAGGGGCAAATCTAGGTACTGATATTTTGTATTCCGGTACGGTTTCCGCCGCAATGGAAGGGATCGTTGAGCGCATTCCTAGTATTGCTTTTAGCCTTACTAGTTTTATCCATCAAGATTTTCAAGTCGCAGCTAACTTTGCTCGGTCTTTGGTTGCCCAGTTGGAACGCGAACCTTTACCACAACTGATGTTACTTAATGTCAACGTTCCTGCCGTGCCGCAAGCAGACATTACTGGAGTCACGTTCACTCGTCAGGGCATACGCCGATATGTAGATGTCTTTGAAAAACGAGTCGATCCCCGTGGCAAAACTTATTACTGGCTGGCAGGGGAACTATTAGAAGAAGTGGAACCAGAACCAGATCTGCATTTGCCTCAAAACATTCCTACCGACGTGGATGCGATTCGCCAAAATTACATTACCGTCACGCCGTTGCAGTATAACTTGACTTGTGGGTCAGGACTACAACAATTGAGTCAACGGCAACTGCATTTTCCTCCTGGGTGCGATCGGTAA
- a CDS encoding bifunctional riboflavin kinase/FAD synthetase translates to MWITESTTNALTPTAVALGNFDGLHRGHQQVIQPVVKNSEFGSQNSELTAFHSTVVTFNPHPQEFFSGQSRQLLTPLPEKVQQLSNWGIEQLVLLPFNRELAALSPEDFVEQILVQQLQAKTISIGQDFRFGKQRSGTATDLQAIATRFGIPVAILPNYNCEGERISSSAIRQALTEGNVKRAELLLARPYTLQGKVVKGQQLGRTIGFPTANIQLPENKFLPRLGVYAVKVCLEGERLDCQSCLLPLAAGVMNLGYRPTVNGIGLTVEVHLFDWSGDLYGKAIAVQLEEFIRPEKKFASLDELKAQIAADSAKARNLLSPDTTHEKVD, encoded by the coding sequence GTGTGGATAACTGAATCTACTACTAACGCTCTAACTCCAACTGCTGTTGCCCTGGGAAATTTTGACGGCTTGCATCGCGGGCATCAGCAAGTGATTCAGCCTGTCGTGAAGAATTCGGAATTCGGAAGTCAGAATTCGGAATTAACGGCTTTCCATTCAACAGTGGTGACGTTTAACCCTCACCCGCAGGAGTTTTTTAGCGGACAGTCTCGCCAGCTACTGACACCACTACCAGAGAAAGTCCAGCAGTTATCCAATTGGGGGATCGAGCAGTTGGTATTGCTACCCTTCAACCGAGAGCTAGCAGCGTTAAGCCCTGAAGATTTTGTCGAGCAAATATTAGTACAACAACTGCAAGCGAAAACAATTAGCATTGGACAAGATTTTCGCTTTGGCAAGCAGCGGAGCGGTACGGCAACAGATTTACAGGCGATCGCGACTCGATTTGGTATTCCCGTGGCGATTTTGCCAAACTACAATTGTGAAGGCGAGAGAATTAGCAGTTCTGCGATTCGACAAGCATTAACTGAAGGCAATGTCAAACGCGCTGAGTTGTTATTAGCTCGTCCTTATACTCTTCAAGGTAAGGTCGTCAAAGGACAGCAGCTAGGAAGAACTATTGGCTTTCCCACAGCTAATATTCAGTTACCCGAAAATAAGTTTTTACCCCGCCTTGGTGTTTATGCCGTGAAAGTCTGTCTAGAAGGCGAGAGGTTGGATTGTCAATCTTGCTTGCTACCTTTGGCAGCTGGAGTGATGAATCTTGGCTATCGTCCTACTGTTAACGGAATTGGGCTAACGGTAGAAGTACATTTGTTTGATTGGTCGGGCGATCTTTATGGTAAAGCGATCGCCGTTCAATTAGAGGAATTTATCCGACCGGAAAAAAAGTTTGCTTCCCTGGATGAACTGAAAGCACAAATTGCAGCTGATTCCGCCAAGGCAAGAAATTTGCTATCACCAGATACCACACATGAAAAAGTAGATTGA
- the rpsO gene encoding 30S ribosomal protein S15 — translation MALTQQRKQELISEYQVHDTDTGSTEVQIAMLTERISRLSEHLRSNQKDHSSRRGLLKLIGQRKRLLSFLQSEDKQKYQNLLARLGIRG, via the coding sequence ATGGCACTGACACAACAGCGCAAGCAAGAGCTTATTTCCGAATATCAAGTTCACGATACCGATACGGGATCGACTGAAGTGCAAATAGCAATGCTAACAGAGCGGATTAGCCGTCTCAGCGAGCATCTACGCAGCAATCAGAAAGACCACTCTTCGCGACGGGGTTTGTTAAAATTAATCGGACAGCGCAAGCGGCTGTTAAGCTTCTTGCAAAGTGAAGACAAACAAAAATATCAGAATTTATTAGCTCGTCTCGGTATCCGAGGTTAG